From the genome of Thalassoglobus sp. JC818:
AACTGCCGACATGCAGGTTTTCGAAGACACGACAGGCGTTCGCGTCGGTGATCGCGTCGAAATGACCGGGGAAATGCTCTCCGCCACACTGGGACCCGGGCTGTTGGGAAAGGTCTTTGACGGGCTGCAAAATCCTCTTCATCAACTCGCAGACCAACACGGCTTCTTTCTCCCGCGCGGAGCGATTGCGGAACCTTTGGATTCTGAGAAGAAGTGGGAATTCACTCCGACGGCCGAAGTCGGATCACTCGTTCCACCCGGAGGCGTTTTGGGCACCGTTCCGGAAGGACCGTTCACACACAAAATTCTCGTTCCATTCGGACTGCAGGAACCCGCAAAAATTCTTGAGATCTCAAGTGGGGAATTTACGATCCAGGAACCGATCGCACGCATTGAGTCTGCCGGTATTCAAAGAGAAGTGACGATGACGCAGCAGTGGCCCGTCCGTCGCCCGGTGCCTGCTTCGATGTTACGGAGGAAGTACGCCGAGCGACTCTATTCTGAGACGCCGCTGACAACGGGAACGCGAATCATCGACACCTTCTTCCCGATCGCTATCGGCGGGACAGCATGCATTCCGGGCCCTTTCGGAGCAGGAAAAACCGTCCTGCAAAGCACGATCGCGAGATATTCCAGCGTCGACATCGTAGTCGTTGTCGCATGCGGGGAACGAGCGGGGGAGGTTGTGGAAACTATTTCACTCTACCCGGAAACCAAAGACCCTCGCACCGGCGGGACTCTGATGGATCGGACAATTATCATCTGTAATACATCGTCCATGCCGGTGGCAGCACGCGAAGCTTCGATTTATATGGGCGTCACGCTCGCTGAATATTATCGGCAAATGGGGCTGAACGTGTTGCTGATCGCTGACTCCACTTCTCGATGGGCACAAGCGATGCGAGAGACATCGGGACGAATGGAAGAAATCCCTGGCGAGGAGGCTTTCCCGGCTTACCTCGATTCTTCGATCAAAAGCGTCTACGAACGAGCGGGGGTGATGCGTTGTGCGGATGGCTCGCGAGGAAGTTTGACGATGATCGGAACCGTTTCCCCAGCAGGGGGGAACTTCGAAGAACCGGTCACGCAATCAACTCTCGGGACGGTCAAAACTTTTCTCGGACTCTCGTACGATCGGGCATATCGCCGATTCTATCCTGCGATCGATCCGTTGCAGTCCTGGTCGCGCTACCTGGATCAATTGGCTCCCACGTTGAACAGTGAACTTGGGGCTAACTGGGTGCGTGATGTCAAAAAGATGCACGAACTACTGCGAGAAGGGGATTCGATCAACCAGATGATGCAGGTGACCGGCGAAGAAGGGATCACATTGGAAGACTTCGTGATCTGGCAGAAGTCCGTCCTGCTCGACATGGCGTTTCTCCAACAGGACGCATTCGATGAAGTCGATTCCTGTATGCCTCGCCCGCGCCAGAAGCAGAGTCTCGAACTTCTGAAGATGATCATTGAACACGAGAATCAGTTCGACGACCGAAATGAAATTCGCGACTTTTACACGACACTTACTGGTCTGTTTAAGAACTGGAATTACAGCCCGCCAGATTCTGCCGACTTCAACAAGTACTTCGAAGAAATATCAAACACCTTTCAGCAGACGGAATCGGTAGCCCAGGACTGAAGAAGCGAATGCAATTCGGGAACTGATTTTATCTGAAATTGACATTCCACGACCGCTCGCAATTTATAGTGCAGCACTTACCTCGCATGACCAAAACGGAGAAGTGAAATGAGTCAGGCAATCGAAAAGAGTCAGGCAGGTCCTCTCAGTGCTGATGAACTGCGACGGATGAACGCGTACTGGCGAGCGCTGAACTATCTGTCTGTCGGTCAGATTTACCTTCTCGACAATCCTCTTCTCAAGGAACCGCTGAAACGTGAGCACACGAAACCGAGGCTTCTGGGACACTGGGGGACATCGCCGGGGTTAAATATGTTGTGCGTTCATCTCAACCGTGTGATTAAGCGAGATGACCTCAACATGATCTACGTCATCGGTCCGGGGCACGGTGGGCCATCGCTTGTTGCTCATGCATATCTGGAGGGAACCTACAGCGAGCGATATCCAAACATCACACAAGATGCTGCCGGAATGCAGAAGCTGTTCAAACAGTTCAGCTTTCCGGGCGGAATTCCGAGTCACGTCGCGCCCGAGACGCCGGGCAGCATTCACGAAGGGGGCGAACTGGGATACGCACTCAGCCATGCCTACGGCGCAGCTTTCGACAATCCCGATCTCATTGTCGCTTGCGTCGTCGGGGACGGGGAAGCAGAAACTGGCCCACTTGCAACTGGATGGCATGGCAACAAATTCCTCAATCCTGCTCGTGACGGCTGCGTTCTGCCAATCTTGCATCTGAACGGGTACAAGATTGCCAACCCATGCTTCCTTGCGAGAATTCCAAAGGATGAGTTGCAGAAATACTTTGAAGGCATGGGATACGAACCGCACTTCGTCGAGGGTCACGATCCTGCTTCTGTGCATCAGCAACTTGCTGAAACGCTCGATGCAGTCACAGAGAAGATCCAAAACATCTGGAGCGATGCTCGCTCGACGGGAAACGTCACTCGCCCCAAATGGCCGATGATTGTGTTCCGCACTCCTAAAGGCTGGACGTGCCCGCCCGAAATTGATGGAAAGAAGTGCGAAGACTATTGGCGCAGCCATCAGGTCCCAATGGGGGATCTAAACAATGAGAATCACATCCAGATTCTCGAAACGTGGATGAAGAGTTACGGCCCTGAGGAACTCTTCGACGAAAACGGAAGACTCATTCCAGAATTAGCCTCGCTCGCCCCGGGAGGGCACCGACGAATGAGTGACAATCCTCATTCAAACGGCGGGCTTCTCATGCGAGATCTCAGACTGCCGGATTTCCGAGACTACGAAGTTGAGGTCAAAAGCCCAGGCGAAACGATTGCAGAGTCAGCCCGTTGCATGGGGGGATATCTACGCGACGTCATGAAGCTCAACCTCGACAGCAAGAATTTTCGAATCTTCAGCCCTGACGAAAACAATTCTAATCGCTGGCAGGATGTACTGGACGTTACCGATCGCTGCTACATGGCCCAGATCTATCCGGAAGACGATCACCTTTCGCCGGATGGGCGTGTGATGGAGGTTCTCAGCGAGCATCAGTGCCAGGGGTGGTTGGAAGGCTAT
Proteins encoded in this window:
- a CDS encoding V-type ATP synthase subunit A; the encoded protein is MSIPQSKSKAPTVATVVQVRESLVLIEIGEDQAVRKNEVGYICVGDERLKSEVLRIRGRTADMQVFEDTTGVRVGDRVEMTGEMLSATLGPGLLGKVFDGLQNPLHQLADQHGFFLPRGAIAEPLDSEKKWEFTPTAEVGSLVPPGGVLGTVPEGPFTHKILVPFGLQEPAKILEISSGEFTIQEPIARIESAGIQREVTMTQQWPVRRPVPASMLRRKYAERLYSETPLTTGTRIIDTFFPIAIGGTACIPGPFGAGKTVLQSTIARYSSVDIVVVVACGERAGEVVETISLYPETKDPRTGGTLMDRTIIICNTSSMPVAAREASIYMGVTLAEYYRQMGLNVLLIADSTSRWAQAMRETSGRMEEIPGEEAFPAYLDSSIKSVYERAGVMRCADGSRGSLTMIGTVSPAGGNFEEPVTQSTLGTVKTFLGLSYDRAYRRFYPAIDPLQSWSRYLDQLAPTLNSELGANWVRDVKKMHELLREGDSINQMMQVTGEEGITLEDFVIWQKSVLLDMAFLQQDAFDEVDSCMPRPRQKQSLELLKMIIEHENQFDDRNEIRDFYTTLTGLFKNWNYSPPDSADFNKYFEEISNTFQQTESVAQD
- a CDS encoding phosphoketolase family protein, which codes for MSQAIEKSQAGPLSADELRRMNAYWRALNYLSVGQIYLLDNPLLKEPLKREHTKPRLLGHWGTSPGLNMLCVHLNRVIKRDDLNMIYVIGPGHGGPSLVAHAYLEGTYSERYPNITQDAAGMQKLFKQFSFPGGIPSHVAPETPGSIHEGGELGYALSHAYGAAFDNPDLIVACVVGDGEAETGPLATGWHGNKFLNPARDGCVLPILHLNGYKIANPCFLARIPKDELQKYFEGMGYEPHFVEGHDPASVHQQLAETLDAVTEKIQNIWSDARSTGNVTRPKWPMIVFRTPKGWTCPPEIDGKKCEDYWRSHQVPMGDLNNENHIQILETWMKSYGPEELFDENGRLIPELASLAPGGHRRMSDNPHSNGGLLMRDLRLPDFRDYEVEVKSPGETIAESARCMGGYLRDVMKLNLDSKNFRIFSPDENNSNRWQDVLDVTDRCYMAQIYPEDDHLSPDGRVMEVLSEHQCQGWLEGYLLTGRHGFFSCYEAFIHIIDSMFNQHAKWLKTCNHIPWRRPIASLNYFLSSHVWRQDHNGLSHQDPGFIDHVVNKKAEIIRVYLPPDANCLLSVTEHCLRSRNYVNVVIAGKQPAPQWLTMDQAIKHCTAGLGIWEWASNDMGCEPDVVMACCGDVPTLETLAAVELLRTHLPELKVRVINVVNLMKLQPQSEHPHGLSDHDFDALFTKDKPIIFAFHGYPSLIHRLTYRRSNHKNLHVRGYKEEGTTTTPFDMVVMNDLDRFHLCEDVIDRLPQLGSRAAYFKQKLHEKLIDHKEYIAKHGDDMPEVAGWGWGRNHKPADATTSTEGDNV